AGCGTTGCTTTCCCTGGTCATAACCTGAGCATTGCCACCTTGGGCACTTTGATTCTCTGGTTGGGCTGGTTTGGTTTCAACCCTGGCTCCACAATGGCTGCCGATCCAAACGCCATTACTCACATTGCCCTGACAACCAACATGGGGGGTGCTGCGGGTGGAATTGCCGCTACCATTACAGCTTGGTTGTACCTGGGTAAGCCGGATCTGTCGATGATTATCAACGGCATTTTGGCTGGCTTAGTTTCGGTGACAGCTTCCTGTGCTTTTATCAGCATTGGCAGTTCTTTGATCATCGGTTTGGTTGGCGGAGTATTAGTTGTTTTCGCTGTCACTCTCTTTGACAAAATCAAAATTGATGACCCGGTGGGCGCGACCTCAGTTCACCTGGTTTGTGGTATCTGGGGGACTCTGGCAGTGGGTTTATTTGCTGCTGGTCCTGGTGTCTATTCCTGGTACGGTGAGGGTCTTGGCCCAACCAAGGGGTTATTGCTCGGTGGTGGTCTCGGACAGTTGATCACTCAACTGATTGGTATTGTCACAGTGGGAGGCATAACCGTTCTACTCAGTACAATCTTCTGGCTGGCGTTGAAAGCGACCCTCGGTATCCGAGTCACTCCAGAAGAGGAGTTTGAAGGTTTGGATATCGGAGAACATGGCATGGAAGCTTACAGTGGATTCCTTAAGGAAGGAAGCTCTGCTGGGTTTTCTGATACTGGTAAGCATGGTGGAATGCCGACTCCGCCCGGTGAATATGTCAAGTAACGACAGATAAACCAAAAGAAAGCATTTTGTTCTTTTGAGTTTTCTCCTTTCCCCATAGAGTCCGCCCTATTCCCAACTCTATAGAGTTGCGAGTAGGGCGGATTTCATTTTTGTCGTCTATCTGTGGGTGAAATATTTATAGGCAACTCCGCTAATTTGTATACTTTGATACAGAATTGACCTGATTGAAATTGGTGCAATCAGATTCATTTGCTTAACAAAGCGATCGCGTTGATGGAACCAAATCAGTGATCAAGAAAGTTCTCATTACTTGGATACTGGCGCTGTGTCTTCTGGGTGGCCCAATGGTAGGAAATGCGCTTGCCCAAGACGCATCGCCTTCGGTGAGTCCTTCCCCGGAATTGTCCGCTCCCGCAACGGTTCCTGGGGAACCAGCCGATGCTTCGCGTCAGGAAGCGTCGCCAGCGGTTGCTGAGGCTCCGAAAATCGACACAGGCGATACCGCATTTATGCTAATTTCATCAGCCCTAGTGCTGCTGATGACGCCTGGGTTAGCTTTTTTCTATGGCGGATTAGTGCGATCGCGCAACGTCCTCAACACCATTATGATGAGCTTCATCCTCATGGGAGTTGTCGGCGTTACCTGGACTCTGTGGGGCTATAGCCTCGCCTTTGCACCCACTTCCTTGACCCCTGGAGCCGATCCTCCTTTCAGTGCCAATCCCTTCATTGGCAGCCTGAACTGGCTATTTTTGAATAACGTCGCCTTCGACCAACCCGATCCGGTCGGTTACGCTGGCACGATTCCCCATCAAGTGTTCATGGTTTACCAGATGATGTTTGCCATCATCACTCCAGCCCTAATTTCTGGGGCTATCGTGGAGCGGATGAGTTTCAAGGCATACTTCTGGTTCATCCTGCTTTGGTCTACCTTTATCTACTCTCCTTTAGCTCACTGGGTTTGGGGCAAAGGCTGGATCGGTACATTTGGAGCCTTAGATTTTGCTGGAGGAACCGTCGTACACATCAGCTCTGGCGTCTCTGCTGTCGTCGCCGCTTGGGTGATTGGGCCGCGAAAAAGCTTCATGGTGACACCACACGCACCCCATAACGTGCCTTACGTGCTACTCGGAATCGGTATGCTCTGGTTTGGCTGGTTTGGCTTTAATGCCGGGAGTGCTTTAACAGCAGGTTCCCTAGCAGCGGTAGCTTTCGTCGCCACAATGGTCGCTGCGGCAGCCGGCGGTCTCACTTGGGTCATCCTGGAATGGCTACTCAGAGGCAAACCGACAGCAATTGGCATTGCCAGCGGTTTCCTCGGCGGACTGGTTGGCGTGACCCCGGCAGCCGGATACGTGAATCCGCTCGGAGCCATCTTCATCGGTTCCGTTACCTCTGTTTGCTGTTTCTTTGCCGTCAGTCTCCGAGCCAAGTTGCAGTTTGACGATTCTTTGGATACCTTTCCTATCCACGGCGTTGGCGGGACGATAGGGGCGCTTCTGACGGGTCTGGTTGCGACGACAACCGTTAACTCAGCAGGAGACAACGGTTTATTTTTCGGCAATCCCGTCCAATTATGGGAACAGATTGTCGGTGTCTTAGCAACTTATGTGTTTGCCGGGGTGGGCACTTTTGCTATCCTCAAACTTTTAAGTTTGGCGATGGATTTGCGAGTCAAACCTAACGCTGAAGACCAAGGTTTAGACATCAACGAGCATGGTGAAGAAGGTTATGGAGAGGATTTTGCCACTGGACTGAGCTTCAAAGGCGAATAATTGGCAATTTCCATTGGCAGCTAGGCGATCGCTCGATTTGTGGATGCTAGCAATTTAAGATTAAATTCAACCTGTGCTGAATCTGATTTAGTGTGTCCACTCGCTCGAAAACCTTTCTTCCGGCTTGGGCGCTTTTGTCCCTAGCTACCAACGGGTTGCTGATGCTAACAGTAATTTTGTTGCTGAATCGGGATCGGTGGCTATCAGCTAGGTTACAAGCTAGCGATGCTACCTCTGTAGAGCCGATCCCAGAAGACGTCTCTACCAGCCTGCTGACGAAAACACTACCTTCCACACCCGCGTTAGGGCCGCGCCACCAGCTGAATTACGCTCAGTGGGTGACGCTGCTCAGGCAAGAAGCGGAGGTAGCCGCAACCAAAAATCCCAAACATTTAACCGTACTGGCTGGGGATTCGCTCAGTCTGTGGTTTCCTTCGGAGCTATTGCCCACAGAGCGCACTTGGCTCAATCAAGGAATTTCTGGAGATACTTCAGGGGGTTTGCTCAACCGATTGGATGTGTTGGACGAAACTCAGCCCGAAACGATCTTGGTGATGATTGGCATTAACGACCTGATCCGAGGGGTGGGCGATCGGAGAATTCTGGCGAACCAGCGACAGATTATCCGCTATCTGCGACGGGTTCATCCCCAAGCACAAATTGTTGTGCAGTCGATTTTGCCCCAC
The nucleotide sequence above comes from Coleofasciculus sp. FACHB-T130. Encoded proteins:
- a CDS encoding ammonium transporter encodes the protein MIKKVLITWILALCLLGGPMVGNALAQDASPSVSPSPELSAPATVPGEPADASRQEASPAVAEAPKIDTGDTAFMLISSALVLLMTPGLAFFYGGLVRSRNVLNTIMMSFILMGVVGVTWTLWGYSLAFAPTSLTPGADPPFSANPFIGSLNWLFLNNVAFDQPDPVGYAGTIPHQVFMVYQMMFAIITPALISGAIVERMSFKAYFWFILLWSTFIYSPLAHWVWGKGWIGTFGALDFAGGTVVHISSGVSAVVAAWVIGPRKSFMVTPHAPHNVPYVLLGIGMLWFGWFGFNAGSALTAGSLAAVAFVATMVAAAAGGLTWVILEWLLRGKPTAIGIASGFLGGLVGVTPAAGYVNPLGAIFIGSVTSVCCFFAVSLRAKLQFDDSLDTFPIHGVGGTIGALLTGLVATTTVNSAGDNGLFFGNPVQLWEQIVGVLATYVFAGVGTFAILKLLSLAMDLRVKPNAEDQGLDINEHGEEGYGEDFATGLSFKGE
- a CDS encoding SGNH/GDSL hydrolase family protein, which encodes MSTRSKTFLPAWALLSLATNGLLMLTVILLLNRDRWLSARLQASDATSVEPIPEDVSTSLLTKTLPSTPALGPRHQLNYAQWVTLLRQEAEVAATKNPKHLTVLAGDSLSLWFPSELLPTERTWLNQGISGDTSGGLLNRLDVLDETQPETILVMIGINDLIRGVGDRRILANQRQIIRYLRRVHPQAQIVVQSILPHGGKKSTWVGRDRLIAIPSSRIRELNRQLGAIARSESVSYLDLYPLFADSNGNIQPELTTDGLHLSPQGYVIWRYALQFFMQVETEPSKAN